The following nucleotide sequence is from Psychroflexus torquis ATCC 700755.
CCTCCTCAAATAAGGGGCAAGCTTTTATTGAAGGAGATAGCGATGTAGTAAATGCACTGAGTCTAGCAATTAACTCTCCAGATCACACAACATTGGTTAAGGCAGTACAAGCTGCTGGTGTTGAAAATGCCTTAGTAAATGTAGGACCTCTTACAGTATTTGCACCAACTAATGCAGCTTTTGACAAACTAGATAAAGCAACTTTAGAAGATTTACTGAGACCGGAAAACAAGTCTAAACTAGCTAATATTTTAATTCATCATGTTGCTCCAAGTAATTATCCTATCAAGACTCTAGAAAAAAATATAGAGAAAAACAGGAAACTTTACATGGCGGA
It contains:
- a CDS encoding fasciclin domain-containing protein; the encoded protein is MNIPFFLKSSASIFLMLCLLGCNSSEKTESIDKTTDAKANLNEVSSSNKGQAFIEGDSDVVNALSLAINSPDHTTLVKAVQAAGVENALVNVGPLTVFAPTNAAFDKLDKATLEDLLRPENKSKLANILIHHVAPSNYPIKTLEKNIEKNRKLYMADGQYLEVTKQGQDLYVGGVKIITSVDVSNGWVHIIEDVLLPKN